The following nucleotide sequence is from Triticum dicoccoides isolate Atlit2015 ecotype Zavitan chromosome 7B, WEW_v2.0, whole genome shotgun sequence.
CGCGACGCCATCTTCTACTCCTACACCAAGAACATCAACGGCTTCGCCGCCAAGCTCGAGCCCGCCGTCGCCGCAGCGATCGCCAGTGAGCCAGTCATCTTCCTGCATGCATAGTAAATGTTTGTGTCGTGTATTCGCGCCGGACAGAAATTCAGATCCCGGCATATCGATGTGTTTCAGAGCGGCCCGGCGTGGTCTCGGTGTTCCCGAACCGCGGCATGAGGATGCAGACGACGAGGTCGTGGGAGTTCATGGGGCTCGAGAAGGCCGGCGTTGTCCCGCAGTGGTCGGCGTGGGAGGTGGCCAGGTACGGCAGGGACACCATCATCGGGAACCTCGACTCAGGCGTGTGGCCGGAGTCCCTGAGCTTCAACGACGGCCAAATGGGGCCCATCCCGGACACCTGGAAGGGGATCTGCCAGAACCAGCACGACCCCAAGTTCAAATGCAACAGGTACGTAGCCTCGTCATCTACGGATTAGTTATTATTTCAGCTGCGGTATCTTGGTCTGATTTTGTATGCGCAGCAAGCTCATCGGCGCGCGCTACTTCAACAAGGGGTACGCGATGGAGGCGGGCCACCCGCCCCCCGATAGGCTGAACACGCCGCGGGACGATGTCGGCCACGGCACGCACACGCTGGCCACGGCGGGCGGCTCCCAGGTCAAGGGCGCCTCCGCCTACGGCTACGGCAACGGCACGGCAAGGGGCGGTTCCCCGCGCGCGCGCGTGGCGGCGTACCGCGTCTGCTTCAACCCGCCCGTGAACGACGTCGAGTGCTTCGACGCCGACATCCTGGCCGCCTTCGAGGCCGCCATCGCCGACGGGGTGCACGTCATCACGGCGTCCGTGGGCGGCGAGCAGAGGGACTTCTTCGAGGACACGGTCGCCATCGGGTCGCTCCAcgccaccaaggccggcatcactgTCGTCTGCTCCGCCACCAACAACGGCCCGGACTTCGGCACCGTCAGCAACCTCGCGCCGTGGGTGATCACCGTCGCCGCCAGCACCACCGACAGGGCCTTCCCGGGTTACCTCATCTTCAACCGCACCAGGGTGGAAGGGCAGAGCCTGTCGGAGACGTCGCTCCGGGGGAAAGGCTTCTACCCTTTGATCATCGCCACCGACGCCATCGCCCGCGGCAGGACGGTCGAGGACGCGTAAGCACCCTCACTGACGTCCGAGCTCCATCATCGCAACAGTCTTGTCTTGAGGTTGAGCTCATTTGCGCGCTGCAGTCAGGTGTGCATGCTGGATTCCCTGGACGCGGCCAAGGTGACGGGAAAGATCGTGGTGTGCTGCGTGAGAGGAggcgtccgcaggatggagaagggcGAGGCCGTGCGCCGAGCCGGAGGGGTCGGGATGGTCCTCGTCAACGACGAGGAAGGCGGGAGCAACGTCATCGCCGACGCGCACGTTCTCCCGGCCCTGCACATCAACTACACCGACGGGCTCGCGCTCATGGCGTACATCAAGTCCACCCCGTAAGCCACTCCTCGATCGCAATGTCAAATCAAATCAAGAACCTCTGTAACAATAATGTGAGCCCTAGTTCTACTGGGTTACTGAGCGGATTAATTTGTGCTCGTGTCAAGGTCTCCTCCTTCCGGATTCATCTCGAAGGCGACGACAATCGTCGGCGCGAGGCCGGCGCCGGTCATGGCCTCCTTCTCGTCGGTGGGGCCCAACGTCCTCAACCCGGAGATCCTAAAGGTGGCCTGATTTTGCGTATCGATCATAAGCACAGCCTCATTTCATTTTGTATCCAAGTCAACAACTTGATGTGAATTCTTTCACTGGGGTGGCAGCCGGACGTCACCGCGCCGGGAGTGACCATCATCGCGCCGTGGAGCGGCATGGCGTCGCCCTCGGACCGGCCCTGGGACCAGCGCCGCGTCGACTTCACCATCCAGTCCGGCACGTCCATGTCGTGCCCGCACGTCGCCGGCATCGCCGGCCTCGTCAAGACCCTCCACCCCGACTGGAGCCCCGCCGCCATCAAGTCGGCCATCATGACCACCGGTGAGTTCGAACGTCGCATCAACTGCTGTGTGTCTGCCACGACGAGCTGTTCATCAGACTCATTGGGTTGTTGCCTGGTGCAGCGACGGACCTGGACCTGGAGCAGCGGCCAATCCTGAATCCCTTCCTGCAGCCGGCGACGCCCTTCAGCTATGGCTCCGGCCACGTCTTCCCGGCCCGCGCGCTGGACCCGGGCCTCGTCTACGACGCCTCGTACCGCGACTACCTCAACTTCTTCTGCGCGCTCGGGTACAACGTGACGGCAATGGGCAGGTTCAACGAGACGCGCTACGCGTGcccggccgtccccgtcgccgtgcgGGACCTCAACTACCCGTCCATCACGCTGccggacctcgccggcctgacgacgGTGCGGCGCAGGGTCAGGAACGTGGGCGCGCCGAGGAGCACGTACACGGCCGCCGTCGTCAGAGAGCCGGAAGGGGTGCAGGTGACGGTGACGCCGACCACGCTGGCATTCGGCGCCGTCGGCGAGGAGAAGGAGTTCCAGGTGAGCTTCGTGGCGAGGGTCCCCTTCGTGCCGGCGCCCAAGGGCGCCGGAGGGTACGGGTTCGGCGCCATTGTCTGGTCCGACGGGCCAGGGAACCACCGGGTGCGGACTCCTCTGGCTATCAGGAGGCGCAAGATGTAGTGGGATCAGGATTAGGAGATTGCGAGATTTTTTGTTTGGGATTGATTACGTAGGCTTTCATTAGGCAGTGGTGGGCACGTAGCGAGAGGATGAATTATAGTGGCGGTGAATCTGGTCGTTAGGGGATAAGCTTTGGCAGTTTTGTAACCATCGATTGAATAACAACGAGATGATGGGAAATGAGACTCTTATTACTTCTGTGATTTTCTGTCGCGCGTTTTTTTCTTTTAAGTTGCCCGACTTTTGAATTCGGGTCAGTCGATTCGGGTGAGAAGAGGAGGCGAAGCTATGAGGCCGAGTCCGGAGTCCAAATTAGtacagtactactccctccgttcctaaatataagtcttcgtaaaGATTTTACTgtaaaccacatacggatgtatatagatgcattttaagtgtagatttatcattttgttccgtatgtagttcatctaGTGGAATCTTTAgagagacttatatttaggaacggagggagtagtaattatgAGTTCATTGTGCAGCATAATCATGTCATAGGCATCATTTCTTTAATCTGAGAATGATGCAAATTTAAGCCATGTAAAAATGTTCTAGTACTACTATATGTCCTTCGAAAACCCTGAACATTTATCATAACTTCCTCTGTTATTAGAAATATTCctgaaaaaaattcatgaattttggATGGATAAAACTCCCCACACAAAATTAACTCTAAGTAAACTAATTGGTAGATTAAAGATCAGTTAAATTGATGCACTTTTTTTCTTATTAAAATATcttgaaaactactccctccgtctcataatataaaagcttttttacactacactagtgtcaaaaacactcttatattatgggacggagggagtagtacctaGCCTTCCAATAATATTAGGAAGCTATAGTGAATTTTCATTAAATTTTGGAAATTCAAATAATACACCTGCAGTTCAAACCTCTATTAAAATCAAAAGAAATTTATATTTATATATATGTGCCACCAAACGATCTATATATGCCAATCAAACAAAGTTAATGTCGaactttatttcttttgtgcttagaAAATAAGGTGAATAATATTTTTTTTCAAGTTAATTACTGCaaagtttgatcaactttataaAAATATACTAACAACTAGTACAATACAAAATTTCAGCAAAAAAAACTAAATGCCATAAATACCACCACTATCGCTCAAACCCCAAAACTACGCGTTCACACTTCATGGTAGtattccctccatttttatttagtccATTTATTAACTATGACAAAAGTCAAATTTTATTaaatttgatcaagtttatagaaaataataTGAACATTTATAACAACATAATTATTTGAGGTGAAAATATATTTAATGATGCATCTAGTGGTATTGATTTGACGTTGTAAAGTTTGACTTCAGAAAAAACTAATATGCAGGGAAATAAAAAACAAAGGGAgtgttttttttttaaattattcacAAGTGGTACACGCTCCACTACGGGAGCGCCCGCAATCCCTATTCGGccttttttttttttacttttagaGTGCTGGATTTACTTGTACCTGTCAGCTGGCACACACAACCGTCACCCCTTAGGCGTCATTTATATTTTTTTCTTGACCAAACAGTTAGCTCATCGCACAGAATCAGATCGCTAACGGATGGACCATGTAGGGTGAGTGCATGCGAGTATATACTAGCGTTTGCGTCAGTGTTAAAAAAAATAAGAATGGTCCATGTAGCACAGTAAATAGTGCTTACTTTTTCTTGTTTTGGGAACGTTCTAGAATGTTCATTTGTCTGGTTTTGCGTTCTTTTTTGTTTATTATTGTTTTTGTAGGACAGGTATTGTTcactctttattttttatttttttattcacgTAATTTTTAAGATGGGTGAATAATATTCAAGTTTTTGAGCATTTTTTTATAAATTCACGAACAGTTTTTAAAATGCTTGAACTTCTTCCAAATTCATCAACCTTTTTTAGAACGAGTGAACCTTTTCCAAATTAGTGATTTTTTAAAATCTGCGAACCTTTCCAAATCCATGTACGCTTTCTAAATCCATGACCTTCATGGATTTAGAAAGCGTACATGGATTTGGGAAAACATGGCACAAAATACTACTCGtcatttttttaaacttttttACTTAAGACTTTTAAATTTTAAAAAATCATtatcttgaaattttttataatttgtaaaaagttcatgaattaaaaaaaattTCATGAACTCAAACAAATTCATGAGTTTGATTTTTTTCACGAATTAAAAGGTTTATTTATTTGAATAAAGTCTGCCAATTTGAAAAACAATTCACGAACTTTGAAGAAATGTTCAAGAATTTAAAAGGTTTGCCATTTAGATTTTttaaacacaaacaaaaaagaaaatagaaaactaaaaaaaaagaataaaaaaacaaatggaaaaaACCAGCAAAAACCACCGCAGAAAAAACCGGTGAAACGATGGTTCTCAAAACCGTTGGAAAGAAATAAGAATGCAAATGTATGCGCGAATGAGAAAAGAAGAAACCAAGCCCAAGGTTGAGCGTGCGTGCGCTAGTTGCAAAAACAACAGGAATCACGCTCCACTACTACCCTTTGCGCTATCATGTGTAAGGGCATCTTGAACCGGGCACTGTATATGTCCGCGGATGGTAGGGACCAGTCCACTGACAGTGTTGCGAGAGTTGGCCATCCAACCATACCTGCATAAATTTCAAACTGAATTTCAACAATCCGAACAAATTTCATCAAACTCGATGAAATTCAGCAAAGTTCGGACATAATTTACATAAAATAGACGATATTTCGTCCGTTTAAGTAAAACAAGCCCACGACACTCAAAGTAATTATAGAAAATAGCACAATTCTTCCATAAATAGCATGCAAATATCTCTAGTACAACAATAGTTCAAATTCAACGAGATAACCGAATGTTCAACAAGTTTTTCGAAATCATCTAATCCAAATCAACCATACTAGAGTTAGAACCAGCACATGTCGTCTCACACAAACTGTTCTTAAGCTTCATCCAAAAATGCATGAGATGGCCTCAGTCCTGTAGTACATCATGGCAACACATGCCAGCTATAAAACGTGTAGATCAACATCGATTGAATAAATAAATTAACCAACATATAGCGTAATAGAAAGCAACACTTATGATCTCCATGGTTGACGAACCCAATGGCCACCTTATCTGCACTCGGTGAATCACACCTAAAACTTCATGACAGAGTCGTAGATGGTGTACCACCGATGCATTAGCGACTTCACACTGCGTTCAAGGATGACGTGCATGTCGTAGAGCGCGTGCCGAAAGTTTGGGTCCTCGTTCATTCCTAAAAAGTCCTCATAAACGGCCAACcacgcatcgcacaacaactcatcctcgaTCGCCGAGTGCCCCACTATCGTGCGTGATTCTCTAGAGAACAACAAGAAGTTAAAAAACTCAATGTCATTTGACCCAACACTTGCCAGGCGTGGTGTCAGTCATGGACGACATCAACAGGGGTGCGGAGGGTATATGTCTACAAGGGATTCCTGGGTGGACACTAGCGTAGTTCAAGGCGCGCAAGCATGTGGGTGGGGTCTGCGGACGTCCGAGGATGTCTGGGCGACGACCGAAGAGGTACAGTGACGGCGTCAGACGACGAGGGTTCGGATGAAAGGTAGGGGGAGCAGGAGTGGAGTGAAAGAAAAGGGGACGGAGTGAGAGATTTCGGTTGGGCGGGGGTGGCAGAGTCCTACGTGGTTGGTGTCCGGACTCCCGTAAAGCCATCTAAGTTTGCCTTTAGTTTACGGTTATACGGACATTCGGATCGATCCGCGGACGGATGAGGTACAACGTTGGATGACATAAGTGGCTTAAGGATAATCGTTGGAGATACCCATATACTGTTGCATGAGCGCCGCACATGATTGCGATCATTTAAGCTGTTTTGATGGTGGGTCTTTATTACAAATCGAGTTGTCTCATGTATTAGACGACCCTTCTGACCTAGTTTAGCTAGCTGTTCTCTCTTGTAGGGGTTTAGAACGGTCGTCCTTCAATAATGCTATGTATTGTTTTCAGTTTAGTTTATCTCATAAATCAGACATATAAATGGATCTCCTGCCCACTTCCTGATGTTCTGTCAAGAATAAAATATCACGTCCCAATTGCACTCACTGTTCCCTTTAGTTGAAAGAGGTCAAGATAAAAGATCGGATCAGATATGATGTACTTCTAGTGCTTAAAATAGTCTGGCATTATTTTTCATCTTTGCTGGAACTACTACATCAGAACATCTCCATCACATAGTGCGAGCTCAACCCCATCTTTGTGAAAATATGAAAATAGTCGAGATATGCTAGTAGTTGGATAATAAAGTGATATCCGCCTGCAGATCACTCGTCCTGTTGTGATGTACCTTTCCACAGCGCAAACACGTACGCAGGAATCATATAATCATCTTATACTCTATAAAAACCTGAGTTATTGATGATGATGTGTCtgtcatctttcaccaatagccgtcgtatCTAAATCTGACGCATACAAAGCAAACTGATGCAGTTTTACAAAAGATGTCCACACTTGTTTTCTTTCATATTTACAAACAACtctttgtctctcacaatcagctttATCtcttccccaccacatctagaaggccatggaacaatcttggtgttccgtgcaatacacgggcatcttactagtagATAGAAAGAGTTGGCGATGGTCGCTACTTTGCCGCCACGCCTTAGAGCAATCTATAGCGAGGCCTCGAGCCCGTCTCAAAAGCCCAGGTGGGCTGAGCGCTCACTTAAAAAACCGACCCACCTCGGCGTCTTAAACTGTTCTAAAACGACCGGGTTATCCGGTGCCCATCATATCCACCTCAAATATGAAACGGATATGTGGCAGTCTGGATGCGTCGTGCGCGTCCGTCACGTCAGTCTGGCCCACCCCGACCTCACGTATATCCCCTCCAATGAGCTCTAGACCTCAGTCCACCCCACTCTTTCTGTCCTCTCCTCTTCTCAATCCGTTCTATCCTCTTTCCAATCCTTCATATCCTCTTCCCAATCTGATCAATGGTGGACGACCGCATTGGCTCCTGCTCAAATGGCGACGAGAGAGACGTCGATGCGGCCTTTCTCTGCATTGCTTCGCGCTGCTTCTGTCTATATCAGGGCGGCAGCAGCTGAGGCAGTTC
It contains:
- the LOC119335989 gene encoding subtilisin-like protease SBT5.3, with the protein product MAMETGTAAAAQSTRRLLLPLAVSFLLCALAAGTKPPPSSSSYIVYLGAHSHRAGVSTEEASTLATESHYDLLGSVLGDREKARDAIFYSYTKNINGFAAKLEPAVAAAIAKRPGVVSVFPNRGMRMQTTRSWEFMGLEKAGVVPQWSAWEVARYGRDTIIGNLDSGVWPESLSFNDGQMGPIPDTWKGICQNQHDPKFKCNSKLIGARYFNKGYAMEAGHPPPDRLNTPRDDVGHGTHTLATAGGSQVKGASAYGYGNGTARGGSPRARVAAYRVCFNPPVNDVECFDADILAAFEAAIADGVHVITASVGGEQRDFFEDTVAIGSLHATKAGITVVCSATNNGPDFGTVSNLAPWVITVAASTTDRAFPGYLIFNRTRVEGQSLSETSLRGKGFYPLIIATDAIARGRTVEDAQVCMLDSLDAAKVTGKIVVCCVRGGVRRMEKGEAVRRAGGVGMVLVNDEEGGSNVIADAHVLPALHINYTDGLALMAYIKSTPSPPSGFISKATTIVGARPAPVMASFSSVGPNVLNPEILKPDVTAPGVTIIAPWSGMASPSDRPWDQRRVDFTIQSGTSMSCPHVAGIAGLVKTLHPDWSPAAIKSAIMTTATDLDLEQRPILNPFLQPATPFSYGSGHVFPARALDPGLVYDASYRDYLNFFCALGYNVTAMGRFNETRYACPAVPVAVRDLNYPSITLPDLAGLTTVRRRVRNVGAPRSTYTAAVVREPEGVQVTVTPTTLAFGAVGEEKEFQVSFVARVPFVPAPKGAGGYGFGAIVWSDGPGNHRVRTPLAIRRRKM